A DNA window from Candidatus Protochlamydia phocaeensis contains the following coding sequences:
- a CDS encoding AAA family ATPase — protein sequence MLLQFSVKNFRSFENEEVLNLSAGKGSELRDSNTFEYSQSQRLVRSAVIYGPNAGGKSNLIRAIFFLQQFVLASSTTYQEKQKIPLQPFRLNAKSQNEPSEFSIDFVCNDTRFTYHVALTQDQIISEELYAYPKKYRQTWFTRKWNASSKAYEWYHGPSFKGEHKVWEQMTRANALYLSTAVQFNSEQLKPIFLWFRDQLVILLKNGPSQEVNFNLGLTIEFLKDSNTAPLVHKFMECADVGIEIYQLIEKEESPIKTIAVGTQHKMNDMDQKVLFDLLMDESEGTQRLFWQAGGWLKTLREGLVLFVDELDLHLHPNIVRYLIELFHSPKTNPKNAQLVFTTHDTSLLDSDLFRRDQVWFVQKDEQQGSRLYSLLDFKPRKGEAIGKGYLQGRYGALPFVGKFRFS from the coding sequence TTGTTATTGCAATTTTCAGTCAAAAACTTTAGATCTTTCGAGAACGAAGAGGTCCTGAACCTATCGGCTGGCAAGGGATCTGAGCTTCGAGATTCAAACACATTTGAATATTCTCAAAGTCAGCGTCTGGTTCGTTCTGCTGTGATTTATGGGCCTAATGCTGGCGGCAAAAGCAATTTGATTCGAGCAATTTTTTTTCTGCAGCAGTTTGTTCTTGCGTCTTCAACGACCTATCAGGAAAAGCAAAAAATCCCCCTACAACCATTTCGACTTAATGCAAAATCTCAAAATGAACCGAGCGAGTTTTCTATCGATTTCGTTTGTAATGATACCCGGTTCACTTATCATGTGGCTCTTACCCAAGATCAAATCATAAGTGAAGAGCTTTATGCATACCCTAAAAAGTATCGACAGACATGGTTTACCAGAAAATGGAATGCATCTTCAAAAGCATATGAGTGGTATCATGGACCAAGCTTTAAAGGGGAACATAAAGTTTGGGAACAGATGACGCGTGCAAACGCTTTATATCTTTCCACAGCAGTGCAATTTAATAGCGAGCAGCTAAAACCCATCTTTCTTTGGTTTAGAGATCAACTTGTCATTTTGCTAAAAAATGGTCCTTCACAAGAAGTTAATTTTAATTTAGGTCTTACCATTGAATTTTTAAAAGATTCCAATACAGCCCCTTTGGTTCATAAATTCATGGAATGTGCAGACGTTGGGATCGAGATCTATCAGCTAATTGAAAAAGAAGAATCACCTATAAAAACTATAGCTGTAGGAACACAGCATAAGATGAATGATATGGACCAAAAAGTTCTTTTTGACTTGTTGATGGATGAATCTGAAGGAACACAAAGGCTTTTTTGGCAAGCAGGTGGCTGGTTGAAAACATTGCGCGAAGGATTAGTACTTTTTGTCGATGAATTGGATCTCCATCTTCATCCGAACATTGTCCGATATTTAATAGAGCTTTTTCATAGTCCAAAAACTAACCCTAAAAATGCTCAACTTGTTTTCACCACTCATGACACTTCTTTGCTAGACAGTGATTTATTTAGAAGAGATCAAGTGTGGTTTGTGCAAAAAGATGAACAACAAGGATCACGTCTTTACTCTCTTTTAGATTTTAAGCCTCGCAAAGGTGAAGCCATTGGCAAAGGTTATCTACAAGGGCGTTATGGGGCTCTTCCATTTGTGGGGAAATTTCGCTTCTCATGA
- a CDS encoding RloB family protein — translation MTRPISKRSFRKPDARYAPIDLVVCEGESERDYLSELARNWRIHAHICKGDGTDPKSIVNTAKRKLKEDGVKYDKIFCVFDRDNNLLDYLEAVELCRSKKFIPIVSNPCFELWIFLHFQMRESGFGSPQQMIKALRKCPRFENYDKDGVQIFKDTIHLIGTACKNASALVSKKYEQPREDPYTNFHLLIKRFELLKEEQKFFDRAKPLK, via the coding sequence ATGACCAGACCAATCTCTAAACGTTCATTTCGAAAGCCTGATGCTCGCTATGCTCCTATTGATTTAGTGGTTTGCGAAGGAGAATCAGAAAGGGATTATCTCTCAGAACTTGCTAGAAATTGGCGAATTCACGCTCATATTTGTAAAGGTGATGGGACTGATCCTAAAAGTATTGTGAATACCGCAAAACGCAAGTTAAAAGAAGATGGGGTAAAATACGACAAAATTTTTTGTGTATTTGACAGAGATAACAACCTCTTAGATTATCTAGAGGCGGTCGAACTGTGTAGATCTAAAAAGTTTATTCCGATAGTCTCAAATCCCTGTTTTGAATTATGGATATTTCTACATTTCCAAATGCGCGAATCCGGTTTTGGAAGTCCGCAACAAATGATAAAGGCGTTGAGAAAATGTCCAAGGTTTGAGAATTACGACAAAGATGGTGTGCAAATATTTAAAGATACAATCCATTTAATTGGAACGGCTTGCAAAAATGCTTCAGCATTGGTGTCCAAAAAATATGAGCAGCCAAGAGAAGACCCGTATACCAATTTTCATCTCCTTATCAAAAGGTTTGAACTCCTAAAGGAGGAACAAAAATTTTTTGATCGAGCAAAACCATTAAAATGA
- a CDS encoding type I restriction endonuclease subunit R — protein sequence MSQGRFSEDIVEQATLAWFEDLDYELIQGANIAPDSLNQERKNYSDIVLEQRLLSSLTTINPNLSTEILKDVCRKVIASRAPDLIEDNYLFHRMLVEGVDIEYTREDGSIAGDKAYLIDFENIANNSFIAVNQFTVVENKRNRRPDIVIFINGIPLAVIELKNAVNENTTLTHAYNQLQTYKKDIPSIFRTNSLLVISDGTEAKVGSLTANKERFMPWRTIDGKTIAPKGTAELETLLKGLFRHDVLLDLIRNFMVFEIDGEKIVKKIAAYHQYHAVNKAIECTIDASAPSGDKRAGVIWHTQGSGKSLSMAFYAGKIIQQKAMQNPTLIVLTDRNDLDEQLFGTFSSCKELLRQTPAQANDRKHLKELLSVASGGVIFTTIQKFSPYNGESYQLLSDRRNIIVIADEAHRSQYDFIDGFARHMRDGLPNASFIGFTGTPIELSDKDTYAVFGDNIHTYDIQQAVEDGATVRLYYESRLAKIELNEKERPRIEQDFEELTEKEEVDLKEKLKSKWARLEALVGAENRINLIAADIVDHFERRTEAMDGKGMIVCMSRRICVELYKAIIKLRPDWHSDDDNQGLIKVVMTGSASDPEDFQPHVRNKKARDLLAKRAKNPNDTLKLVIVRDMWLTGFDAPCMHTMYIDKPMQGHGLMQAIARVNRVFKDKPGGLIVDYLGIADQLRKALANYTEQDRGEIGVPQEEAIALMQEKYEVVQQLFYKFDYSKAIIGTPQERLSIIPAAMEHILSQEKGRERFMQATLDLSKAFSLCAASDEAKQIRDSVGFFQNVRSAFAKSTAGSGKDMDELNTALQQIVSRAVASTEMVDIFAAAGLKNPEISILSDEFLAEVKGMERKNLAFEMLKKLLKDQIRSRSNKNIVQAKNFTEMLENTIQRYQGRLIETAQVIEELIQLAKEIRQANQKGQDLGLSDDEYAFYDALADNKSARDVLGDDQLRVIARELADSIRNNTTIDWTLKESVKAKLRVLVKRILRKYGYPPDLCEKATQTVLEQAELLSDQWMNEIK from the coding sequence ATGAGCCAAGGAAGGTTCTCAGAAGACATAGTAGAACAAGCAACACTTGCTTGGTTTGAAGACTTGGATTATGAATTAATTCAAGGGGCTAATATTGCTCCTGATAGTCTAAATCAAGAACGCAAAAACTATTCCGATATCGTTCTTGAACAGCGTCTACTTTCCTCATTAACAACGATAAATCCGAATCTTTCCACCGAAATTCTAAAAGACGTTTGTCGAAAAGTAATCGCTTCTAGAGCGCCGGATCTTATTGAAGACAATTATTTATTCCATCGCATGCTTGTCGAGGGGGTCGATATTGAATATACAAGAGAGGATGGCAGCATCGCCGGAGATAAAGCCTACTTAATTGACTTTGAAAACATTGCGAATAACAGTTTTATAGCCGTCAATCAATTCACAGTTGTTGAGAACAAGCGCAATCGCCGTCCTGATATCGTTATTTTCATTAATGGTATCCCTTTAGCAGTTATTGAGCTCAAAAATGCGGTCAACGAAAATACCACCCTTACTCATGCCTACAATCAGCTTCAGACATACAAGAAAGATATACCGTCTATTTTTAGAACAAACAGCCTTCTAGTGATTTCAGATGGAACTGAGGCAAAAGTTGGTTCTTTGACCGCTAATAAAGAACGCTTTATGCCATGGAGAACAATTGATGGCAAAACGATAGCGCCGAAAGGAACTGCTGAACTTGAAACATTGTTAAAGGGCTTGTTTCGCCACGATGTTCTTTTGGATCTCATACGCAATTTCATGGTATTTGAAATCGATGGAGAAAAAATTGTCAAAAAAATTGCAGCCTACCATCAGTATCATGCAGTGAACAAAGCCATTGAATGTACGATCGATGCTTCCGCCCCAAGCGGGGATAAAAGAGCCGGAGTCATTTGGCATACCCAAGGGTCTGGAAAAAGTTTGTCCATGGCATTCTATGCGGGAAAAATTATTCAACAAAAAGCGATGCAAAATCCAACCCTGATTGTTTTAACGGATAGAAACGATTTGGACGAGCAGCTTTTTGGAACATTCTCGAGCTGCAAAGAACTTTTACGCCAGACGCCCGCTCAAGCAAATGATCGAAAACATTTGAAAGAACTACTTTCTGTAGCTTCAGGTGGGGTAATTTTTACAACCATTCAGAAATTCTCACCATACAACGGAGAATCCTATCAGCTACTTTCAGATCGACGCAATATCATCGTGATTGCCGATGAAGCCCATCGCAGCCAGTACGATTTTATCGATGGTTTTGCAAGGCATATGCGTGATGGGTTACCAAATGCTTCTTTCATTGGCTTTACAGGCACACCGATCGAACTTTCCGATAAAGATACCTATGCTGTTTTTGGTGACAATATTCACACCTATGATATTCAACAGGCTGTTGAAGATGGCGCAACCGTTCGGCTTTACTATGAAAGTAGGCTCGCTAAAATTGAGCTTAACGAAAAAGAACGTCCTCGCATTGAGCAAGACTTTGAGGAACTTACCGAAAAGGAAGAGGTTGACCTCAAGGAAAAACTCAAAAGTAAGTGGGCGAGATTAGAAGCGCTTGTCGGAGCTGAAAATCGAATTAACCTGATTGCGGCGGATATTGTGGATCATTTTGAACGACGCACAGAAGCGATGGATGGCAAAGGCATGATTGTGTGCATGAGCCGTCGCATTTGCGTAGAGCTTTATAAAGCCATCATCAAACTTCGCCCGGATTGGCATAGTGACGATGACAATCAAGGACTCATCAAAGTAGTTATGACAGGATCTGCAAGCGACCCTGAAGATTTTCAACCTCATGTAAGAAACAAAAAGGCACGAGATCTATTAGCTAAGCGAGCGAAAAACCCTAATGATACTTTAAAGCTTGTCATTGTGCGAGATATGTGGCTAACAGGTTTTGATGCCCCTTGCATGCACACGATGTATATAGATAAGCCGATGCAAGGCCACGGACTTATGCAAGCTATCGCTAGAGTTAACCGAGTATTCAAGGATAAGCCTGGCGGATTAATTGTTGATTATTTGGGGATAGCCGATCAACTTCGAAAAGCCTTAGCTAACTACACCGAACAGGATCGGGGAGAGATTGGAGTTCCTCAAGAAGAAGCAATCGCTTTGATGCAGGAAAAATACGAAGTTGTTCAGCAGCTATTCTATAAATTTGATTACTCAAAGGCAATCATCGGTACGCCACAAGAAAGGCTCTCCATCATTCCTGCAGCTATGGAGCATATTTTGTCCCAAGAAAAGGGACGAGAACGTTTTATGCAAGCAACTCTTGATTTATCCAAAGCCTTTTCGCTTTGTGCTGCAAGCGATGAAGCAAAGCAAATTAGAGATAGTGTTGGCTTTTTTCAAAATGTAAGATCCGCATTTGCAAAGTCCACTGCAGGATCAGGGAAAGATATGGATGAGCTCAATACAGCTCTTCAACAGATTGTTTCTAGAGCTGTTGCCTCAACTGAAATGGTTGATATCTTCGCTGCCGCAGGTCTTAAGAACCCTGAAATTTCTATTCTTTCAGACGAGTTCCTTGCAGAAGTCAAAGGCATGGAACGCAAAAATCTGGCCTTTGAGATGCTAAAAAAACTCTTAAAAGATCAAATTCGCAGCAGATCAAATAAAAATATTGTTCAGGCCAAGAATTTCACTGAAATGCTTGAAAATACTATTCAAAGGTATCAGGGGCGCTTAATCGAAACCGCTCAAGTCATTGAGGAGCTTATCCAATTAGCTAAAGAAATCAGACAAGCCAACCAAAAAGGGCAAGATTTGGGGTTGAGCGATGATGAATATGCTTTCTATGATGCCCTTGCTGATAATAAGAGCGCGCGTGATGTTTTAGGCGATGATCAACTCAGAGTCATTGCTAGAGAACTTGCAGATTCAATTCGCAATAACACAACCATCGATTGGACCTTAAAAGAAAGTGTAAAAGCTAAGTTGCGTGTACTCGTAAAGCGGATTCTAAGAAAATATGGTTACCCGCCTGATCTTTGCGAAAAAGCTACCCAAACTGTATTAGAGCAGGCAGAGTTGCTGTCAGATCAATGGATGAATGAAATTAAATAG
- a CDS encoding restriction endonuclease subunit S has translation MSSDWNVVCLEEICLMIKRGISPKYSEKDGVLVINQKCVRNQRLSLKEARRNNFKLKNVPQEKYIQIGDVLINSTGTGTLGRVAQVKKITEPTTVDSHVTIVRPNSNLINKDYFGWVLRSKESFIESLGEGSTGQTELSRARLEKMQLHIPCLQAQETIANILNSLDDKIELNRQICKTLENIADSLFKSWFIDFDPVKTKAVGRRPEGLSPEIADLFPESFIDSLSGLIPAGWKIVHLHDVSNIVYGKNLPTSELIENGFPVFGGNGLIGYHTTFLYDEQQVIIACRGAASGKIHRTDPKSFVTNNSLICEVLKNRDINRYYLEYMLKYLDMTRYATGSAQPQITIQNLKNVTFWIPKKKLMIAFGEIISSLHEKVLALNINTEILSEIRDTFLLKLISGEIKIQEAEMLISATI, from the coding sequence ATGAGTTCTGATTGGAATGTGGTTTGCCTTGAAGAAATCTGCTTAATGATTAAAAGAGGAATTAGTCCAAAATATTCTGAAAAAGATGGTGTTCTTGTAATTAATCAAAAATGTGTTCGCAATCAAAGACTTTCACTAAAAGAAGCTAGGAGAAATAATTTTAAATTAAAAAATGTACCTCAAGAAAAATATATTCAGATAGGAGATGTTTTAATTAATTCCACAGGAACTGGAACATTAGGGAGAGTAGCTCAAGTTAAAAAAATTACTGAACCGACAACTGTTGATTCTCATGTTACAATTGTAAGGCCCAATTCAAATCTTATAAACAAAGATTATTTCGGTTGGGTATTACGTTCAAAGGAATCATTTATAGAATCTTTAGGAGAGGGGTCTACTGGTCAAACCGAATTGTCCCGAGCGCGACTAGAAAAAATGCAATTACATATCCCTTGTTTACAGGCTCAAGAAACTATAGCCAATATTCTTAACTCTCTGGATGATAAAATTGAACTAAATCGTCAGATATGCAAAACGTTAGAAAATATTGCTGACAGCCTTTTCAAAAGCTGGTTTATCGATTTTGATCCTGTAAAGACGAAAGCAGTAGGCCGAAGGCCTGAAGGCTTGAGCCCAGAAATTGCGGATCTGTTTCCTGAAAGTTTTATTGATTCACTTTCAGGACTTATACCTGCTGGGTGGAAAATTGTACACCTCCATGATGTGTCAAATATAGTTTATGGCAAGAACCTCCCAACTAGTGAATTAATTGAAAATGGTTTTCCTGTTTTTGGAGGAAATGGTCTAATCGGTTACCACACAACTTTTTTATATGACGAACAACAAGTAATAATTGCTTGTCGGGGTGCAGCTTCAGGAAAAATTCATCGAACAGATCCTAAATCTTTTGTTACAAACAATTCACTCATTTGTGAAGTGTTAAAAAACAGGGATATAAATAGATACTATCTTGAATACATGCTTAAATATTTAGATATGACTAGATATGCTACTGGTTCTGCACAGCCTCAAATAACAATTCAAAATTTAAAAAATGTTACTTTTTGGATACCTAAAAAGAAATTAATGATTGCGTTCGGTGAGATAATATCATCTCTTCATGAAAAAGTGTTGGCTCTCAACATTAACACAGAAATTCTATCAGAAATTAGAGATACCTTTCTTCTCAAACTCATCAGTGGAGAAATCAAAATTCAAGAGGCTGAAATGTTAATTTCAGCCACAATTTAA
- a CDS encoding type I restriction-modification system subunit M: MKTKVNSTSGANLGFEQQLWAAADKMRGHMDPAEYKHVALGLIFLKYISDAFEEKYNKLKTEEGADPEDRDEYLAENVFWVPKLARWENIKSNARSVKIGTIIDEAMSELEKENSALKGILPKDYARPALNKEKLGDLVDLMSTISMHTQGQKDVLGRVYEYFLSRFASAEGKGGGEFYTPQSIVRLLVEMLKPYKGRVYDPCCGSGGMFVQSEKFVESHGGRIGDISIYGQESNPTTWRLCKMNLAIRQIEGNIGSRNADTFHNDLHKDLKADYIIANPPFNISDWGGENLREDMRWKFGVPPVGNANYAWLQHMVHHLAPHGVAGVVLANGSMSSNTSGEGEIRKRLIEEDLVDCMVALPGQLFYSTQIPVCLWFLAKDKSGGLAGKGKLRDRRGEILFIDARKLGFMADRTHKDLDLAKDISYITSTYHSWRGEKVDHLSFLDGYQDIPGFCKSTTLEEVQEHGYVLTPGRYVGTEEIEEEEGSFHEKMQELTKILAEQMAKSQEMDNEIRKQLARVGYEF; encoded by the coding sequence ATGAAAACGAAAGTAAATTCGACATCAGGCGCTAACCTTGGCTTTGAGCAACAATTATGGGCTGCGGCCGATAAAATGCGCGGTCACATGGACCCAGCAGAATACAAACACGTTGCTTTAGGTTTGATTTTCCTTAAGTATATCTCAGACGCTTTCGAAGAGAAATACAATAAGCTCAAAACTGAAGAAGGGGCCGATCCCGAAGATCGTGACGAATACCTTGCAGAGAATGTCTTTTGGGTGCCAAAACTTGCTCGTTGGGAAAATATTAAATCTAATGCCCGTTCTGTAAAAATCGGCACGATCATCGATGAAGCCATGTCAGAACTCGAAAAGGAGAACAGCGCACTCAAAGGCATTTTACCTAAAGACTATGCAAGACCTGCTTTAAACAAGGAAAAGCTTGGTGATCTCGTTGATTTAATGAGTACAATCAGCATGCATACACAAGGACAGAAAGACGTTCTTGGTCGTGTTTATGAATACTTTCTTTCCCGTTTTGCCAGCGCAGAAGGCAAAGGCGGTGGAGAATTCTACACACCTCAATCCATTGTTCGTCTCCTTGTCGAAATGCTAAAACCCTATAAAGGGCGCGTATATGACCCTTGCTGTGGCTCAGGTGGAATGTTTGTTCAATCAGAAAAATTCGTCGAAAGTCACGGTGGTCGGATCGGCGATATTTCTATCTACGGCCAAGAATCCAATCCCACCACTTGGCGTCTCTGCAAAATGAATCTAGCCATCCGTCAAATTGAAGGTAACATTGGTTCGAGAAATGCTGACACCTTCCACAATGACTTACATAAAGACCTAAAAGCAGATTATATCATTGCAAACCCACCCTTTAACATTTCCGATTGGGGCGGTGAAAATTTACGCGAAGATATGCGCTGGAAATTTGGAGTACCTCCAGTAGGAAATGCCAATTATGCTTGGCTTCAACATATGGTTCATCATCTTGCCCCTCATGGAGTAGCAGGAGTTGTTCTTGCCAATGGCTCGATGAGTTCGAATACAAGCGGGGAAGGGGAAATACGCAAACGTCTTATTGAAGAAGATCTTGTTGATTGCATGGTTGCTCTTCCGGGGCAGCTATTTTATTCAACACAAATTCCCGTATGCCTTTGGTTTTTAGCAAAAGACAAAAGTGGTGGCTTAGCTGGAAAAGGCAAACTTCGTGATCGCAGAGGAGAAATCCTGTTTATCGATGCGCGTAAGTTAGGTTTTATGGCAGATCGCACTCATAAAGACCTCGATTTAGCAAAAGACATTAGCTATATCACCAGTACCTATCATTCTTGGCGTGGTGAAAAAGTCGATCATCTTTCTTTCTTAGACGGTTATCAAGATATTCCTGGATTCTGCAAATCAACGACATTAGAAGAAGTTCAAGAACATGGTTACGTTCTTACCCCAGGACGTTATGTCGGCACTGAAGAAATTGAGGAAGAAGAAGGCTCTTTTCACGAGAAAATGCAAGAATTGACAAAGATTCTTGCTGAACAAATGGCTAAATCCCAAGAAATGGACAACGAAATTCGTAAGCAACTAGCGAGGGTTGGGTATGAGTTCTGA
- a CDS encoding HAD family hydrolase, whose translation MTMQWIHHYQLFLFDFDGLLVNTEHLHYQAYLRMCAQRGFTLNWSFQRYSDAAHHQPTALRDQIYAEFPALQAQEPNWSVLYEDKKRAFLALLQEGAAQLMPGVHSLLLALQQADIRRCVVTHSPLAVIQTIREQNPILDTIPYWITREDYTHPKPHPECYQLAIKRYAREDDRIIGFEDSPRGLNALLQTPAKAVLICPPDSPYLNQTLVSHLCYYPTFTAIQSTP comes from the coding sequence ATGACTATGCAATGGATTCATCATTATCAGCTTTTTTTATTCGATTTCGACGGCCTTTTAGTCAATACCGAACATCTCCATTATCAAGCCTATCTTCGCATGTGCGCCCAAAGAGGGTTTACGCTTAATTGGAGCTTTCAGCGCTATTCCGATGCGGCGCATCATCAACCGACTGCCCTGCGCGATCAAATTTATGCCGAATTCCCCGCTTTGCAGGCACAAGAGCCTAACTGGTCCGTCCTTTACGAAGATAAAAAGCGCGCTTTTCTAGCGCTTTTACAAGAAGGCGCAGCGCAGCTTATGCCCGGAGTCCATTCTCTTTTGCTCGCCCTGCAGCAAGCGGACATCCGCCGCTGTGTCGTCACTCACTCTCCCCTTGCCGTCATTCAAACCATTCGCGAACAAAATCCCATTCTCGATACCATTCCTTATTGGATTACCCGCGAGGATTACACCCATCCAAAGCCGCATCCCGAATGCTACCAATTAGCCATTAAGCGGTATGCTAGAGAGGACGATCGCATCATTGGATTTGAAGATAGTCCGCGCGGGTTGAATGCGCTTTTGCAAACGCCTGCCAAAGCTGTGTTGATCTGCCCTCCCGACTCCCCTTATTTAAACCAAACCCTCGTTTCGCATCTTTGCTACTATCCCACTTTTACTGCCATTCAAAGCACCCCTTGA
- the truA gene encoding tRNA pseudouridine(38-40) synthase TruA, with protein MHTYKLTIAYDGTHYSGWQIQPNAPSIQQHLQETLCTLLREEKVVVTGSGRTDAGVHAIAQIAHFKSEKRLDLNRLQFALNGMLPHDIRIKQAEMAALHFHAQYSAIGKEYHYFLHLDRVMDPFRRLYCWHVHSKIDSDLLKEAAARFVGTHDFTSFANEAHTGTAAHDPVRTLYRLDIKPVEGGLRMEFEGNGFLYKMVRNIVGTLEEVASHKRPLEDIEAIFAAKDRRKAGKAAPPQGLFLARVDYPGDHLMKLSGSEPQGVL; from the coding sequence ATGCACACCTACAAATTGACAATTGCTTATGACGGGACCCATTACAGCGGATGGCAGATCCAACCGAATGCGCCCTCGATCCAACAACATCTCCAAGAGACCCTTTGTACGCTCTTAAGGGAAGAAAAGGTCGTGGTTACCGGATCCGGGCGCACAGATGCCGGTGTGCACGCCATTGCGCAAATCGCCCATTTCAAGTCGGAAAAAAGGCTCGATCTCAACCGTCTGCAATTTGCCCTCAATGGCATGCTGCCCCATGATATACGGATCAAACAGGCGGAAATGGCCGCCCTTCACTTTCACGCGCAATATAGCGCCATTGGAAAAGAATACCATTATTTTTTGCATCTCGACCGCGTCATGGATCCTTTCCGCCGCCTCTATTGCTGGCATGTCCACAGCAAAATCGATAGCGATTTATTGAAAGAAGCGGCAGCACGGTTTGTCGGCACGCATGATTTTACCTCATTTGCCAATGAGGCGCATACGGGCACGGCTGCGCACGATCCTGTTCGCACGCTTTATCGTTTGGATATCAAACCGGTCGAAGGCGGGTTGCGAATGGAATTCGAGGGGAATGGATTTCTATATAAAATGGTGCGCAACATTGTCGGGACTTTGGAGGAAGTGGCATCCCATAAACGTCCTTTAGAGGATATAGAGGCCATTTTTGCAGCCAAAGATCGCCGCAAAGCCGGCAAGGCCGCTCCCCCGCAAGGCCTTTTTTTGGCGCGAGTCGATTATCCGGGCGATCATTTAATGAAATTATCGGGTAGCGAGCCTCAAGGGGTGCTTTGA
- the ispD gene encoding 2-C-methyl-D-erythritol 4-phosphate cytidylyltransferase: MNQITSFSVVFLAGGMGTRMGRDIPKQYLPILNKPLALHSFEVFVHLPEVKHLIVVCEPEYQKLFLPYQEKKSLSFASPGMRRQDSVFNGIQLLQGDPLVCIHDSARPLISAGLVRQVVQAADEWGAAVAGVPVKATIKICNDDQIVLSTPDRAQVWEMQTPQVVRLSLLQEGFAKALQQNLTVTDDVSLVELLGKPVKVVKGPYENIKVTTPDDLFIAQQLLERACTPTN; the protein is encoded by the coding sequence ATGAATCAAATAACCTCTTTTAGCGTCGTCTTTTTAGCAGGAGGAATGGGAACCCGGATGGGAAGGGATATCCCAAAGCAGTATCTGCCTATTCTCAATAAACCGCTTGCTTTGCATAGCTTTGAAGTCTTTGTCCATCTTCCGGAGGTAAAGCATCTCATTGTCGTATGCGAACCTGAATATCAGAAGTTGTTTCTTCCCTATCAAGAAAAGAAATCGTTGAGCTTTGCTTCTCCAGGCATGCGCCGCCAGGACTCCGTATTTAATGGTATTCAGCTCCTGCAAGGCGATCCGCTTGTTTGCATTCACGATTCCGCCCGTCCGCTGATTTCCGCTGGGCTTGTCCGCCAGGTCGTTCAAGCTGCCGATGAATGGGGAGCTGCCGTCGCCGGCGTCCCTGTGAAAGCCACCATTAAAATCTGCAATGACGATCAGATTGTCCTTAGCACGCCCGATCGCGCGCAGGTTTGGGAAATGCAAACTCCGCAAGTGGTACGCTTAAGCCTGTTGCAAGAAGGCTTTGCAAAAGCCCTGCAGCAAAATTTGACCGTAACGGATGATGTCTCTTTGGTCGAACTGCTTGGCAAGCCCGTCAAAGTGGTCAAGGGACCTTATGAGAATATCAAAGTGACGACGCCGGATGATCTTTTTATCGCGCAACAACTGTTAGAGAGAGCATGCACACCTACAAATTGA